One region of Dehalococcoidia bacterium genomic DNA includes:
- a CDS encoding 2Fe-2S iron-sulfur cluster-binding protein — protein MSNVNISIDGKWLKVRQGITILEAAAAQGITIPTLCHIKGLVPTGVCRVCVVEVEGSRTLMGACHTPVSNGMVVHTGSPRVVAARRVIVELLLTAHTGDCVIDTNAENCALHNLASDYQVGAPRFNVRVPRFFPIEDSNPYVMRNLSKCILCRKCVRACADIAHKNILSVGYRGFKSKVVTGFDEALTAEACRDCGICIEHCPTGAMSAAPGFKAVKGGAVR, from the coding sequence ATGAGTAATGTGAATATCAGCATTGATGGGAAGTGGCTGAAGGTTCGCCAGGGTATTACAATTTTAGAGGCGGCCGCAGCACAAGGCATAACGATACCCACGCTCTGCCATATCAAAGGACTGGTCCCCACCGGCGTTTGCCGCGTCTGCGTGGTTGAGGTGGAGGGCTCGAGAACATTGATGGGCGCCTGCCATACCCCTGTATCCAACGGCATGGTGGTGCACACCGGCTCGCCCAGGGTTGTCGCGGCCCGCAGGGTGATAGTGGAGCTGTTGCTCACCGCCCATACCGGCGACTGCGTGATCGACACCAATGCCGAGAACTGCGCCCTGCATAATCTGGCCTCCGATTACCAGGTGGGCGCCCCGCGTTTCAATGTGAGGGTTCCTCGCTTTTTCCCGATTGAGGACTCCAATCCCTACGTCATGCGCAACCTTTCCAAGTGCATACTCTGCCGCAAATGCGTCCGGGCCTGCGCCGATATCGCTCACAAGAATATACTGAGCGTCGGATACCGCGGCTTCAAATCAAAGGTGGTCACAGGATTCGATGAGGCCTTAACGGCTGAAGCCTGCCGGGATTGCGGCATATGCATCGAGCACTGCCCCACCGGAGCGATGAGCGCCGCGCCCGGTTTTAAAGCCGTGAAGGGAGGTGCAGTACGATGA